The Phragmitibacter flavus genome includes a window with the following:
- a CDS encoding RES family NAD+ phosphorylase — translation MRRAWRIVKEKHAATAFDGEGAWLFGGRWNSRGTRVVYTSANLSLAALESLVHLNPPVTFKYLAIPVEFDEALVEVMTFAALPADWTEEPPPPSTMEIGDRWVKESRSAVLELPSVIIPSEPNYLLNPAHPDFKKITIGKPGPFSFDPRLL, via the coding sequence ATGAGACGGGCCTGGCGCATCGTAAAGGAGAAGCACGCCGCCACGGCGTTTGATGGCGAGGGAGCCTGGCTCTTCGGCGGACGGTGGAACTCGCGAGGCACGCGTGTGGTTTACACCAGCGCCAACCTTTCTCTCGCGGCGCTGGAGAGCCTTGTTCATCTCAATCCGCCCGTAACTTTCAAATATTTGGCCATCCCGGTCGAATTTGACGAGGCCCTCGTGGAAGTCATGACTTTCGCCGCCCTGCCTGCTGATTGGACCGAGGAACCGCCGCCGCCTTCCACCATGGAGATTGGCGATCGGTGGGTGAAGGAGTCGCGCTCCGCCGTGCTGGAGCTGCCCAGCGTCATCATCCCGTCAGAACCCAACTACCTGCTCAATCCAGCCCATCCCGACTTCAAAAAAATCACCATCGGCAAGCCCGGGCCATTCTCCTTTGATCCACGGCTGCTCTGA
- the parS gene encoding type II RES/Xre toxin-antitoxin system antitoxin has translation MEKVRTKSIAKKSPLRVVSDSRGGVSGKKDGSGIVVFFVHGTSGKNTAWEYTPAKLIQSLKTGLPVRELDDLRSSLDLSMEKLVPMLGISKATLHRRMTKGRLDPAESDRVVRFAKLMGKAVEVMESPENARKWLSAPQVGLGGAIPLEYAETEVGAREVENLLGRIEYGVYS, from the coding sequence AAGGGTCGTTAGCGATTCGCGGGGCGGCGTCAGCGGAAAGAAAGATGGCAGTGGCATTGTTGTTTTCTTTGTTCATGGGACTTCAGGCAAGAATACCGCGTGGGAATACACGCCCGCAAAACTCATTCAATCCCTCAAAACGGGACTTCCGGTTCGGGAGCTCGACGACCTCCGAAGCAGCCTTGACCTCTCCATGGAAAAACTTGTGCCCATGCTCGGCATTTCCAAAGCCACATTGCATCGCCGGATGACGAAAGGCAGGCTTGATCCTGCGGAATCAGACCGCGTCGTGCGTTTCGCCAAACTCATGGGAAAGGCGGTTGAGGTAATGGAATCACCGGAGAATGCGCGGAAATGGCTTTCTGCTCCTCAAGTCGGCTTGGGCGGAGCGATCCCATTGGAGTATGCGGAAACGGAAGTTGGAGCGCGTGAGGTCGAAAACCTGCTCGGTCGCATTGAATACGGAGTCTATTCCTGA
- a CDS encoding N-6 DNA methylase, which yields MSIRTLAQFESHFWEAPNIPRGSVDIKSDVFPLLFFKQYSDVHDDEHASRLEKFDGNQEAARFSEMTRCGRFLLTDEHLQRLVRAYKHFNDKPGYTRVVPLNEFRMEKEKLSIPLYVGGETQAQTEAATETATKTLPDALAGG from the coding sequence ATGTCCATCCGCACCCTTGCCCAGTTCGAATCTCACTTCTGGGAGGCCCCGAACATCCCGCGTGGGTCGGTGGATATCAAATCAGATGTCTTCCCACTACTGTTTTTCAAGCAATACTCGGATGTGCATGACGACGAGCATGCAAGCAGGTTGGAGAAGTTCGACGGAAATCAGGAAGCCGCGCGGTTCTCGGAGATGACTCGCTGTGGAAGATTCCTTCTCACCGACGAGCACCTTCAGCGCCTCGTCCGCGCATATAAGCACTTCAATGACAAGCCCGGCTATACTCGCGTCGTGCCCCTCAATGAATTTCGGATGGAGAAGGAGAAGCTGAGCATCCCGCTTTATGTCGGCGGGGAAACGCAGGCTCAAACCGAGGCTGCCACGGAGACCGCAACCAAGACGCTGCCGGATGCACTTGCAGGCGGCTGA